The following coding sequences lie in one Streptomyces albofaciens JCM 4342 genomic window:
- a CDS encoding STAS domain-containing protein, whose amino-acid sequence MCPLPDRPGLRAAGEISLSTRPVWEGALERLARCEDDVFHMEMSAVTFIDVAGASALALTAHNLGEGRRVVVSRPPGTLRRLLELFWPDLAAMEVTL is encoded by the coding sequence GTGTGCCCGTTGCCGGACCGGCCGGGGCTTCGGGCGGCAGGGGAGATCAGCTTGAGCACACGCCCCGTCTGGGAAGGGGCACTGGAGCGTCTTGCCCGGTGCGAGGACGACGTCTTCCACATGGAGATGTCGGCGGTGACCTTCATCGATGTGGCCGGCGCGTCCGCCTTGGCCCTGACCGCGCACAACCTGGGCGAGGGGCGGCGCGTCGTGGTCAGCCGGCCGCCGGGTACGCTGCGGCGTCTGCTGGAGCTGTTCTGGC
- a CDS encoding response regulator — protein sequence MDDRVENLLALEAVLAPLRHRLVRATSGEAALKALLSDEFALILLDVQMPRMDGFETAVHIKRRARTRHVPIIFLTAAGHSAHHTFRGYAVGAVDYLVKPFDPWVLRAKVSVFVALYDINRRLHEQAALLKAAHRHRVSRPATTSAVSPVLVEIDARLREAEDVAQDLYAQLPAHALPAGTLATAAALAQHLSLLRQYTDLLLDHTTPAPPRDRQPPVPDDS from the coding sequence GTGGACGACCGGGTGGAAAACCTCCTGGCCCTGGAGGCCGTCCTGGCCCCGCTGCGCCACCGTCTCGTGCGCGCCACCTCCGGCGAGGCCGCCCTCAAGGCGCTGCTGTCCGACGAGTTCGCGCTGATACTGCTCGACGTGCAGATGCCGCGCATGGACGGCTTCGAGACCGCCGTGCACATCAAACGCCGCGCCCGCACCCGCCACGTACCGATCATCTTCCTGACGGCCGCCGGTCACAGCGCCCACCACACCTTCCGCGGCTACGCGGTCGGTGCCGTCGACTACCTGGTCAAACCCTTCGACCCCTGGGTCCTGCGCGCCAAGGTCAGCGTCTTCGTCGCGCTGTACGACATCAACCGCCGCCTGCACGAGCAGGCCGCCCTGCTGAAAGCCGCGCACCGGCACCGCGTCAGCCGGCCGGCCACCACATCGGCCGTGAGCCCGGTGCTCGTCGAAATCGACGCCCGGCTGCGCGAGGCCGAGGACGTCGCCCAGGACCTGTACGCCCAGCTCCCCGCCCACGCCCTTCCGGCCGGTACCCTCGCCACCGCCGCGGCCCTGGCCCAGCACCTGTCCCTGCTGCGCCAGTACACCGACCTCCTGCTCGACCACACCACCCCAGCCCCTCCCCGGGACCGGCAGCCTCCTGTGCCGGACGACTCCTGA